The proteins below come from a single Falco rusticolus isolate bFalRus1 chromosome 8, bFalRus1.pri, whole genome shotgun sequence genomic window:
- the GMPPA gene encoding mannose-1-phosphate guanyltransferase alpha isoform X2, whose product MPLKAVILIGGPQKGTRFRPLSFEVPKPLFPVAGVPMVQHHIEACAKVPGMKEILLMGFYQPHEALSRFLVSAQQEFKIPIRYLQEYAALGTGGGIYHFRDQILSGGAEAFFVLNADVCSEFPLQEMLEFWQRHGDAQSFVILGTTANRTQALNYGCIVANVDTQEVQHYVEKPSTFVSEIINCGIYLFTPAIFQHIGEVFQRNQQELVLEESSNGWQRAEVIRLEQDVFTALAGSGKLYVYKTDGFWSQIKSAGSAIYASRLYLNQYSKSHPERLAQNKPGGPIIQGNVYIHPTASIDSTAVLGPNVSIGEGVTVGAGVRVRESIVLHGASLHDHTCVLNTIVGWDSTIGRWARVEGTPSDPNPNDPYAKIDSETLFRDGRLTPSITILGCSVTIPAEVVILNSIVLPHKELSRSYKNQIIL is encoded by the exons aTGCCGCTGAAGGCGGTCATCCTCATCGGCGGCCCGCAGAAGG GGACCCGGTTCCGGCCGCTGTCCTTCGAGGTGCCCAAGCCGCTGTTCCCCGTGGCCGGGGTGCCCATGGTGCAGCACCACATCGAGGCCTGCGCCAAG GTGCCCGGCATGAAGGAGATCCTGCTGATGGGCTTCTACCAGCCCCACGAGGCCCTCAGCCGCTTCCTGGTGTCGGCGCAGCAGGAGTTCAAGATCCCCATCAG GTATCTCCAGGAGTACGcggcactgggcactggtggtgGAATCTATCACTTTCGAGACCAGATCCTCTCAGGTGGTGCTGAGGCCTTCTTTGTCCTCAACGCAGACGTGTGCTCAGAGTTCCCCTTGCAGGAGATGCTGGAGTTCTGGCAGCGGCACGGGGATGCGCAGAGCTTTGTCATTCTGGGTACCACA GCCAACAGGACGCAGGCACTGAATTATGGCTGTATCGTGGCGAATGTGGACACGCAGGAG GTCCAGCACTACGTGGAGAAGCCCAGCACGTTTGTCAGTGAGATCATTAACTGTGGCATCTACCTGTTCACACCTGCCATCTTCCAGCACATTGGCGAGGTCTTCCAGAGGAACCAGCAGGAGCTAGTGCT AGAGGAGAGCTCCAATGGCTGGCAGCGTGCAGAAGTGATCCGGCTAGAGCAGGATGTTTTCACAGCACTGGCTGGGAGCGGCAAACTCTACGTCTACAAAACCGATGGCTTCTGGAGCCAGATCAAGTCAGCTGG ctctgctaTTTATGCCAGTCGTCTTTACCTGAACCAGTACAGTAAAAGCCACCCAGAGAGGCTGGCCCAGAACAAACCTGGAGGCCCTATCATCCAAG GGAATGTGTACATCCACCCGACGGCCTCCATCGACAGCACTGCAGTG CTGGGCCCCAATGTCTCCATTGGGGAGGGGGTGACAGTGGGAGCTGGTGTACGTGTGCGAGAGTCCATTGTCCTGCACGGTGCCTCACTTCAC GACCACACTTGCGTCCTCAATACCATTGTGGGCTGGGACAGCACTATTGGGCGCTGGGCCCGGGTTGAAGGAACACCCAGTGACCCCAACCCCAACGATCCCTATGCCAAGATTGACAGCGAGACCCTTTTTCGGGATGGGCGCCTCACACCATCCATCACAATCCTGG GCTGCAGCGTCACCATCCCTGCTGAGGTTGTTATTCTCAATTCCATCGTCCTTCCTCACAAGGAGCTGAGCCGCAGCTACAAAAACCAGATTATCCTGTGA
- the GMPPA gene encoding mannose-1-phosphate guanyltransferase alpha isoform X1, with product MPLKAVILIGGPQKGTRFRPLSFEVPKPLFPVAGVPMVQHHIEACAKVPGMKEILLMGFYQPHEALSRFLVSAQQEFKIPIRYLQEYAALGTGGGIYHFRDQILSGGAEAFFVLNADVCSEFPLQEMLEFWQRHGDAQSFVILGTTANRTQALNYGCIVANVDTQEVQHYVEKPSTFVSEIINCGIYLFTPAIFQHIGEVFQRNQQELVLCPYLGEESSNGWQRAEVIRLEQDVFTALAGSGKLYVYKTDGFWSQIKSAGSAIYASRLYLNQYSKSHPERLAQNKPGGPIIQGNVYIHPTASIDSTAVLGPNVSIGEGVTVGAGVRVRESIVLHGASLHDHTCVLNTIVGWDSTIGRWARVEGTPSDPNPNDPYAKIDSETLFRDGRLTPSITILGCSVTIPAEVVILNSIVLPHKELSRSYKNQIIL from the exons aTGCCGCTGAAGGCGGTCATCCTCATCGGCGGCCCGCAGAAGG GGACCCGGTTCCGGCCGCTGTCCTTCGAGGTGCCCAAGCCGCTGTTCCCCGTGGCCGGGGTGCCCATGGTGCAGCACCACATCGAGGCCTGCGCCAAG GTGCCCGGCATGAAGGAGATCCTGCTGATGGGCTTCTACCAGCCCCACGAGGCCCTCAGCCGCTTCCTGGTGTCGGCGCAGCAGGAGTTCAAGATCCCCATCAG GTATCTCCAGGAGTACGcggcactgggcactggtggtgGAATCTATCACTTTCGAGACCAGATCCTCTCAGGTGGTGCTGAGGCCTTCTTTGTCCTCAACGCAGACGTGTGCTCAGAGTTCCCCTTGCAGGAGATGCTGGAGTTCTGGCAGCGGCACGGGGATGCGCAGAGCTTTGTCATTCTGGGTACCACA GCCAACAGGACGCAGGCACTGAATTATGGCTGTATCGTGGCGAATGTGGACACGCAGGAG GTCCAGCACTACGTGGAGAAGCCCAGCACGTTTGTCAGTGAGATCATTAACTGTGGCATCTACCTGTTCACACCTGCCATCTTCCAGCACATTGGCGAGGTCTTCCAGAGGAACCAGCAGGAGCTAGTGCT CTGTCCTTACCTTGG AGAGGAGAGCTCCAATGGCTGGCAGCGTGCAGAAGTGATCCGGCTAGAGCAGGATGTTTTCACAGCACTGGCTGGGAGCGGCAAACTCTACGTCTACAAAACCGATGGCTTCTGGAGCCAGATCAAGTCAGCTGG ctctgctaTTTATGCCAGTCGTCTTTACCTGAACCAGTACAGTAAAAGCCACCCAGAGAGGCTGGCCCAGAACAAACCTGGAGGCCCTATCATCCAAG GGAATGTGTACATCCACCCGACGGCCTCCATCGACAGCACTGCAGTG CTGGGCCCCAATGTCTCCATTGGGGAGGGGGTGACAGTGGGAGCTGGTGTACGTGTGCGAGAGTCCATTGTCCTGCACGGTGCCTCACTTCAC GACCACACTTGCGTCCTCAATACCATTGTGGGCTGGGACAGCACTATTGGGCGCTGGGCCCGGGTTGAAGGAACACCCAGTGACCCCAACCCCAACGATCCCTATGCCAAGATTGACAGCGAGACCCTTTTTCGGGATGGGCGCCTCACACCATCCATCACAATCCTGG GCTGCAGCGTCACCATCCCTGCTGAGGTTGTTATTCTCAATTCCATCGTCCTTCCTCACAAGGAGCTGAGCCGCAGCTACAAAAACCAGATTATCCTGTGA